In the genome of Hugenholtzia roseola DSM 9546, one region contains:
- a CDS encoding DUF6304 family protein, giving the protein METFKVIYRDSVGEIYTDLHLYEGQFTLVLEGFTFVGDMLDDFGLTSKSYLPALGDLPKRFSLCEQGFLTNYEMAFVLPLEVTNLDMSERVVASLQIVIILQKNPAKQMLNLTLTLPNAKVLYEGKGDFFETALQQIQEKLADAYRLKCCFGCAFSDYSVYGQGFWGTLFCYEPIREQYERVKSKEDFMEIMEKHGGKVGETHLCSKFQPRSKGAGYRG; this is encoded by the coding sequence TTGGAAACCTTTAAAGTGATTTATCGCGATTCTGTCGGTGAAATCTATACAGACCTGCATCTCTACGAGGGACAATTTACGCTTGTGCTTGAAGGTTTTACCTTTGTGGGCGATATGTTAGATGATTTTGGTCTGACCTCAAAATCTTACCTTCCTGCTCTTGGCGATTTGCCGAAACGTTTTAGCCTCTGTGAGCAAGGTTTTCTAACCAACTATGAAATGGCGTTTGTCTTGCCTTTGGAGGTTACGAATCTGGATATGTCGGAAAGGGTAGTGGCAAGTCTTCAAATTGTTATCATCTTGCAAAAAAATCCTGCCAAACAAATGTTAAACTTAACGCTCACCCTTCCCAACGCAAAGGTTCTGTATGAGGGCAAAGGCGACTTCTTTGAAACGGCTTTGCAGCAAATTCAGGAAAAACTTGCTGACGCTTATCGTCTTAAATGCTGTTTTGGTTGTGCTTTTTCGGATTATAGCGTGTATGGACAAGGCTTTTGGGGGACTCTGTTCTGTTATGAACCCATTAGAGAGCAATATGAGCGCGTAAAAAGCAAAGAAGATTTTATGGAAATTATGGAAAAGCATGGCGGTAAGGTAGGCGAAACCCATCTTTGTTCTAAATTTCAGCCTCGTAGTAAAGGCGCAGGATATAGGGGATAG